One window of Bactrocera tryoni isolate S06 chromosome 2, CSIRO_BtryS06_freeze2, whole genome shotgun sequence genomic DNA carries:
- the LOC120767976 gene encoding UDP-glucosyltransferase 2: MHPRWLLLCLAALLMPITSTAFNILFMGPFPAPSHWMWLEHFLRDLLQRGHHVTALTNHRAKYIHPNLTEIIIDPQFNIPHYFPKENIFKMRYASDFQNLQMWFHVGLLTSEYALNDPKVKALIASKDQHFDLIILEQFFHESFLMFAHKFKCPVVTLGTMGYADNMDHTMGLLTPWSFIPHLLLSHTDQMTFTQRAYNTYLSLYDAVMRRWYYMPKMQEMAERHFTGQVEGPLPHVRQLEKNISLMLINSHRSLDVPRPSMPGLVNVGGVHIKTPKPLPHDLQTYLDNSTHGVVYFSLGSYMKSIDMPKEKISLILNAFSQLKQNVLWKFENSSIGHLPKNVKIQSWLPQNDILAHPNIKVFITHGGIFGTQEGIHWGVPMLSIPLYGDQHRNTIKSVRAGYARTLNFGQMSSEDLLQNIRLLISDGSYKQKALEASRKFRDNPMHPLDEASFWIEYIARHKGAPHLKSYGAYMPLYQYLLLDVFGCALLIAFLVIWLPLRILKFLGSLLRRKEPEESRKKRQ, translated from the exons ATGCACCCACGATGGCTACTACTCTGTCTAGCGGCATTGCTGATGCCCATCACGTCAACTGCCTTCAATATTCTCTTTATGGGTCCCTTCCCAGCGCCCAGTCACTGGATGTGGTTGGAACACTTTCTGCGTGATCTGCTGCAGCGTGGTCACCATGTAACGGCGCTCACAAATCATCGCGCAAAATATATACACCCGAATTTGACAGAGATCATCATCGATCCGCAATTCAATATACCACATTATT TTCCCAAAGAGAATATATTCAAAATGCGTTACGCCAGCGATTTTCAAAACTTACAAATGTGGTTCCATGTTGGCTTGCTCACCAGCGAATACGCGCTCAACGATCCCAAGGTGAAAGCACTGATCGCCAGTAAAGATCAGCACTTCGATCTTATCATTTTGGAGCAATTCTTCCATGAGAGTTTTCTGATGTTTGCGCACAAATTTAAATGTCCTGTTGTTACGTTGGGTACTATGGGTTATGCGGACAATATGGATCATACGATGGGCTTACTCACCCCTTGGTCTTTTATACCACATCTGTTACTCTCACATACAGATCAGATGACCTTCACGCAACGTGCTTACAACACGTATCTATCATTATATGACGCTGTGATGCGTCGCTGGTATTATATGCCTAAAATGCAGGAGATGGCCGAGCGGCATTTCACAGGACAGGTAGAGGGTCCATTGCCACATGTGCgacaattggaaaaaaatatttcgttgatGTTGATCAATAGTCATCGTAGTTTGGATGTGCCGCGCCCCAGCATGCCCGGGCTCGTAAATGTCGGTGGTGTGCATATAAAGACACCCAAACCTTTGCCACATGATTTGCAG ACCTATCTGGACAACTCTACACACGGTGTGGTGTACTTCAGTCTCGGTTCTTATATGAAGAGTATAGATATGCCTAAGGAAAAAATCAGCCTGATACTCAACGCCTTCAGTCAGCTGAAACAGAATGTTTTGTGGAAATTCGAGAACTCTTCTATCGGTCATCTGCCGAAGAATGTGAAGATCCAGAGCTGGCTGCCACAAAATGACATACTCGCGCATCCAAATATCAAGGTCTTCATCACGCATGGTGGCATCTTTGGCACGCAAGAGGGCATCCACTGGGGTGTGCCGATGTTGAGCATACCGCTTTATGGCGATCAACACCGGAACACGATCAAATCGGTGCGTGCTGGCTATGCGCGCACTTTGAACTTCGGCCAAATGTCCAGCGAAGATTTGCTACAGAATATACGATTGCTCATCAGTGATGGCAGTTACAAGCAGAAGGCGCTGGAAGCATCACGCAAATTTAGGGATAATCCAATGCATCCTTTGGACGAGGCTTCATTCTGGATCGAATATATTGCGAGGCACAAGGGTGCGCCACACTTGAAATCTTATGGCGCTTATATGCCACTGTATCAGTACTTGTTGTTGGATGTGTTTGGTTGCGCGCTCTTGATCGCTTTCTTAGTAATTTGGTTACCGTTAAGAATTCTCAAATTTTTGGGAAGCTTGTTGAGGCGAAAAGAGCCTGAGGAGTCACGTAAAAAGCGTCAGTAG
- the LOC120767612 gene encoding UDP-glucosyltransferase 2-like encodes MEHFLAPLLQRGHHVTTLTNHPAKQMHPNLTEILIEPPLNLAYYHPKENMFKMQFSSDFENLHLYWETGLTSSEYALNQSNVKSLIASKDLHFDLVILEQFFHESFLMFAHKFKCPVVTLGTLGCADNMDRAMGLLTPWSFVPHLFLSDINQMDFYQRAYNVYISLYDAFFRHWFYLPQMQAMAERHFGGFIEGPLPHVNELVQNISLMLINSHRSLDAPRPSMPGLVSVGGIHIKPVKPLPAELQRYLDSSTDGVIYFSLGTYIHSVDMPSGHIKILLDAFARLKQNVLWKYENATIDAELPPNVRISKWLPQNDIFAHANTKLIITHGGIFSTQEGVYWGIPLLFIPIFGDQHRNARKAVHAGYARSLLFDKLTSDDLVQNIQLLLNDPQYKQKALEASGRFRDNPIHPLEEATYWMEYVMRHSGAPHLKSRSAYMPLYQYLLLDVLGCTLLLVLLIVLLIIVIVRVLKRCLAVRLKANEDRQKKQK; translated from the exons atggaacattttttggcGCCACTGCTGCAGCGTGGACACCATGTTACGACATTAACCAATCATCCAGCCAAGCAAATGCATCCAAACTTAACAGAAATCCTTATTGAGCCGCCGCTGAATCTGGCATACTACC ATCCTAAAGAAAACATGTTTAAGATGCAGTTCAGCAgtgatttcgaaaatttgcaCTTATATTGGGAAACCGGTTTAACGAGTAGCGAATATGCGCTCAATCAATCCAACGTGAAATCCTTGATCGCTAGTAAAGATTTGCATTTCGATCTTGTCATCTTGGAGCAGTTCTTTCACGAGAGTTTTCTCATGTTTGCGCACAAATTTAAATGTCCTGTCGTAACACTGGGCACCTTGGGTTGTGCTGACAATATGGATCGTGCCATGGGTCTGTTAACGCCCTGGTCCTTTGTGCCACATTTATTTCTCTCGGATATAAATCAAATGGACTTCTATCAACGCgcttataatgtatatatttcgCTCTACGATGCCTTCTTTAGGCATTGGTTTTACTTGCCGCAAATGCAAGCAATGGCGGAGCGACATTTCGGCGGCTTTATCGAAg GCCCTCTCCCACATGTGAATGAACTGGTTCAAAATATCTCACTGATGCTGATCAACTCTCATCGCAGCTTAGATGCACCACGTCCAAGCATGCCTGGCTTAGTGAGCGTCGGTGGCATACATATCAAACCAGTGAAGCCGCTGCCAGCAGAACTGCAG CGCTATCTTGACAGCTCAACAGATGGTGTCATCTACTTTAGTCTCGGCACGTATATACACAGTGTGGACATGCCGAGTGGCCACATCAAAATTCTGTTGGACGCCTTCGCCCGACTCAAGCAGAATGTCTTGTGGAAGTATGAGAATGCGACGATCGACGCTGAGCTACCGCCCAATGTGAGGATCAGTAAATGGCTGCCACAAAACGATATTTTCGCACACGCTAATACGAAGTTAATCATCACACATGGCGGCATATTCAGCACGCAAGAGGGTGTTTACTGGGGCATACCGCTCTTGTTTATACCGATCTTTGGTGATCAGCATCGCAACGCGCGAAAGGCAGTACACGCTGGCTATGCGCGCTCTTTACTCTTCGATAAATTGACGAGTGATGATCTGGTGCAAAACATACAACTGCTGCTGAATGATCCTCAATACAAGCAAAAGGCTTTGGAGGCTTCAGGCCGCTTTAGAGATAATCCTATACATCCATTGGAGGAGGCCACCTACTGGATGGAATATGTGATGAGACATAGCGGCGCCCCACATTTGAAATCGCGTAGCGCTTACATGCCGCTCTATCAGTACTTGTTATTGGATGTGTTGGGCTGTACGctattgttggtgttattgaTTGTTTTGTTGATTATTGTAATCGTAAGAGTACTTAAGCGTTGCCTTGCAGTAAGGCTGAAAGCAAATGAGGACAGGCaaaaaaagcagaaataa
- the LOC120767975 gene encoding UDP-glucosyltransferase 2-like, with amino-acid sequence MQLQWFVLLLTAVSMPLTCTSYRILFMGPFPAPSHWMWMEHFLKDLLQRGHQVTTLTNHPAKQAHPNLTEIIIDPKLNIAEHRPRENIFKMHFTSDFENLQMYWHVGLLSSEHALNDPKVKSLIASQDLEFDLIVLEQFYHESFLMFAHKFKCPVVTLGTLGYADNMDHAMGLLTPWATVPHLLVSYTDQMTFVQRAYNTYLSIYDALFRSWYYIPKMQEMAERHFGAHIDGPLPHVVDLEKNISMMLINSHRSTDVPRPSMPGLIDVAGVHIKKPKPLPEDLQTFLDNSTHGVIYFSVGSYMKSTDMPVEKINLILHAFSQLKQNVLWKFENSSIGHLPPNVKIQSWLPQNDILAHPNIKVFISHGGIFGTQESIHWGVPMLCIPFFGDQFRNSMRSVQDGYARWLHFGKMTSADLVQNLRLLINDPTYKQKAVELSRRFRDNLIDPLEEASFWMEYVVRHKGAPHLKSHGAFMPLYQYLLLDVFGCALVLLFLAVWLPLRFIELRTPLTGLLEKVICFSKDKTQQAKAIQIDLKASNKYRYAG; translated from the exons ATGCAGCTTCAATGGTTCGTATTACTACTCACGGCGGTGTCGATGCCGCTAACGTGTACGAGTTATAGAATTTTGTTTATGGGACCCTTCCCAGCACCAAGCCATTGGATGTGGATGGAACATTTCCTGAAAGATCTGTTGCAGCGCGGACATCAAGTCACAACACTGACAAATCATCCCGCCAAGCAAGCACATCCAAACCTAACGGAGATCATTATTGATCCCAAGCTGAATATAGCCGAACATC GACCACGTGAGAACAtcttcaaaatgcattttacaaGCGACTTCGAGAACTTGCAAATGTATTGGCACGTCGGTTTGTTGAGCTCGGAGCACGCTTTAAACGACCCAAAAGTGAAATCACTGATCGCCAGTCAGGATCTGGAATTCGATTTGATCGTGTTGGAACAGTTCTATCACGAGAGTTTCCTAATGTTTGCGCACAAATTCAAATGTCCTGTCGTGACGTTGGGCACTTTGGGTTATGCTGATAATATGGATCATGCCATGGGTCTGCTGACGCCCTGGGCTACCGTACCACACTTACTAGTTTCCTACACCGATCAGATGACCTTCGTACAACGCGCTTATAACACCTATTTGTCGATATACGATGCGCTGTTTAGAAGCTGGTATTATATACCCAAAATGCAGGAGATGGCTGAGCGACACTTTGGCGCGCACATTGATG GTCCATTGCCACATGTCGTTGACTTGGAGAAGAATATTTCGATGATGTTGATCAACAGTCATCGCAGCACAGATGTGCCACGCCCCAGCATGCCTGGTTTAATCGATGTGGCCGGTGTACATATCAAGAAACCCAAACCGTTGCCAGAAGATCTGCAAACCTTCTTGGACAATTCCACACACGGTGTCATCTACTTTAGCGTGGGCTCGTACATGAAGAGTACCGATATGCCGGTGGAGAAGATCAATCTCATACTGCATGCCTTCAGTCAACTGAAACAGAATGTTTTGTGGAAATTCGAGAATTCATCTATTGGTCATCTACCGCCGAATGTGAAAATCCAAAGCTGGTTGCCACAAAACGACATACTCGCGCATCCGAATATCAAGGTCTTCATCTCGCATGGCGGCATCTTCGGCACACAGGAGAGCATACACTGGGGTGTGCCGATGCTGTGTATACCCTTCTTCGGCGATCAGTTCCGCAACTCGATGCGTTCGGTGCAGGACGGTTATGCGCGTTGGTTGCATTTCGGCAAAATGACCAGTGCTGATTTGGTGCAAAATCTGCGCCTGCTCATCAACGATCCCACTTACAAACAGAAGGCCGTCGAATTGTCACGTCGGTTCCGCGATAATCTGATTGATCCACTGGAAGAGGCTTCGTTTTGGATGGAGTATGTGGTCCGACATAAGGGTGCGCCACATTTGAAATCCCATGGCGCTTTCATGCCACTCTATCAGTATTTGTTGTTGGATGTTTTCGGTTGTGCGTTAGTGTTGTTGTTCTTGGCAGTGTGGTTGCCATTGCGTTTTATCGAGTTGAGAACGCCGCTGACTGGTCTGTTGGAGAAAGTGATTTGCTTCAGCAAGGACAAAACACAACAAGCGAAAGCGATACAAATCGACCTGAAGGCAAGCAATAAATACCGTTATGCGGGTTAA